In Lysinibacillus sp. 2017, the DNA window TAATTTTCCTTTAGGAGGTGTGACTTTGACAAAGCAACTTCAACTTTTCATCGCTTTTTTTAGATCAGGCATTCTCGGCTTTGGGGGAGGTCCCGCAACCATTCCCCTTGTACATAAAGAAGTTGTAAAAAATTATCAATGGATGACCGATGAAGAATTTTCAGATGTGATTTCCATTGGGAATACATTACCCGGTCCTATTGCAACGAAATTAGCAGGTTATGTGGGTTATCGTGTGGGTGGTTGGATAGGGCTTATTAATGCCCTTATCGCGACTGTACTCCCTACTGTACTATTAATGATCCTTTTACTTAGTTCATTAAAACAATTTAGTGAATCCAATTTCGTAAGTAGTATGACGCACGGTGTTATTCCCGTCGTAGCTGTCATGATGGGCGTTTTGACATGGGATTTCATAAAAAAATCCAAAGTCTCTCTCGGAATGAAAACGGCAAGTATTATTTTTGTCATTAGCTTTATTGCGATTATTATTTTACATATT includes these proteins:
- a CDS encoding chromate transporter, whose amino-acid sequence is MTKQLQLFIAFFRSGILGFGGGPATIPLVHKEVVKNYQWMTDEEFSDVISIGNTLPGPIATKLAGYVGYRVGGWIGLINALIATVLPTVLLMILLLSSLKQFSESNFVSSMTHGVIPVVAVMMGVLTWDFIKKSKVSLGMKTASIIFVISFIAIIILHIHPGIVIAVLLILALALPVKGGKAS